A single region of the Betta splendens chromosome 12, fBetSpl5.4, whole genome shotgun sequence genome encodes:
- the tsc1b gene encoding TSC complex subunit 1b isoform X6 — MAREQLNMGELLPLLETSDLHQLEEIRGLINEQLSTERGSMLLNVLVDYFLETNSTQTIHILSSVREPHDKHLLDKMNECMTKQACRLPTLTLLGHVIRKQPSWIHKIARYPLLLSLLKCLKTDTDVVVLITGVLVLITLLPMIPQAGKQHLWEYFDIFGRLASWNLKNPGHVSEVYLIHLHASVYSLFHRLYGMYPCNFVSYLRSHYSMKENMETFEEVVKPMLEHVRIHPELVTGTKDHELDPTRWKKFEVHDIVIECAKVSLDPKEASCEEGYATMPENVYPQIHVRPQDCTSSPYADLQSSYGSSSSTPFSTPRQPLPPPLSLPPFSGTQSSYRSPQTSRRQNSTCELNSSCGAKDPLWSPSSLCGMATPPSSRGMSPNLELSYSASHLPSRFPCTSGGKGTPASSTPATSSPPPTLSDDFPIVSLPASTVQSSPPRKDRRHGENSKPALVRQEPVKDTEKISEVTANRGAAENISMTLTELSVFMEKQEEEERALQLRTEKEREEAAITEELLKITEEKPELSALRGFDSPFYHTTETLTGSQIQDETIPSAQPGPVQDTHNVLSTPDKAEIAAGTSVADGERGVGGAGGDSLEQSWSFQSCFTPIDHHLHRSPSAPDDEVEKFGMFSPSPCSKTPAPVPYESFFDLALPRAASLFMGQKTLEAVRKAALERLSQQEEGLEDGEEEGLVAASPLEVLDRMVQQGSDAHDKVLKRLPLPSKSADWTHFGGSAPLDELHTLRSQLLLLHNQLLYERYKREQHAVRNRRLLRRIINATALEEQNNAMKDQLNLQSVDILSLRESLQVEQQRYRQLWDDRETVVTKLHSQIRQLQQSRDEHYTKNQELQIKLQENQKRMDELEADLQRANNKVCHTGHLLNQTSIKLSNSESTQQQMSFLNKQLLLLGEAHKLSMQEVHHTGADNTKETQMLQESYGKEVETLKQSLLVQGQKLEAAQQRVTELETHLSKKEHLIAEQKKFLEDVKCQAKAELQASDSRYQAQRRITQLLQTELLQLYSRVEMEAPASSSSGSPAGGGVDTHTCADASITVQDGPSKAHTNEEMGSRGSPQGNGSTLSPGQPKIIR, encoded by the exons ATGGCCAGGGAGCAGCTCAACATGGGGGAGCTCCTACCGCTCCTGGAAACCTCCGACCTCCACCAGCTAGAAGAGATCCGAGGCCTTATCAATGAGCAGCTGAGCACTG AGCGAGGATCTATGCTGCTCAACGTGCTGGTGGACTACTTCTTGGAAACAAACTCTACCCAAACCATCCATATCCTCTCCTCTGTCAGAGAGCCACACGATAAG CACCTTCTTGACAAGATGAATGAGTGTATGACCAAACAGGCTTGCCGACTGCCCACCCTCACCCTGCTTGGCCACGTTATCCGCAAGCAGCCGTCCTGGATCCACAAGATCGCTCGATACCCTCTGCTGCTCTCGCTGCTCAAATGCCTAAAG ACGGACACAGACGTTGTGGTGCTGATAACCGGCGTGCTGGTGCTGATCACCCTGCTGCCCATGATACCTCAAGCTGGCAAACAACACCTTTGGGagtattttgacatttttggtCGACTGGCTTCCTGGAACCTTAAGAATCCTG GACATGTGTCAGAGGTCTACCTGATCCACCTGCACGCCAGCGTCTACTCCCTCTTCCATCGTCTCTATGGCATGTACCCGTGCAACTTTGTGTCCTACCTACGATCCCACTACAGCATGAAGGAGAACATGGAAACATTCGAGGAGGTCGTGAAG CCAATGCTTGAACATGTGCGTATACACCCAGAACTGGTGACAGGAACAAAGGACCACGAACTCGATCCGACCAG GTGGAAAAAGTTTGAAGTCCACGATATCGTAATTGAATGTGCCAAAGTGTCTCTAGACCCAAAGGAGGCTTCCTGTGAGGAGGGGTATGCCACCATGCCTGAGAACGTTTACCCCCAAATCCACGTGCGACCTCAAGACTGCACTTCCAGCCCCTACGCAGACCTCCAGAGCAGCTATG GCAGCTCATCTTCGACCCCATTCTCGACTCCCCGGCAGCCGCTCCCCCCGCCCTTGTCCTTGCCTCCCTTCTCAGGGACACAGTCCTCCTACCGCAGCCCACAGACCTCCAGACGCCAG AACTCCACCTGTGAACTCAACTCTTCCTGTGGGGCGAAGGACCCTCTGTGGAGCCCCTCCTCCCTGTGTGGCATGGCCACGCCCCCTTCCTCCAGGGGCATGTCACCCAACCTGGAGCTCTCCTATAGTGCCTCACACCTTCCCAGCCGCTTCCCCTGCACATCAG GAGGGAAAGGAACACCTGCCTCCAGCACCCCAGCCACATCCTCTCCACCTCCCACGCTGTCAGACGACTTCCCCATAGTCTCCTTACCAGCCTCCACAGTGCAGTCCAGCCCACCAAGAAAG GATCGCCGACATGGAGAAAACAGTAAGCCTGCACTGGTGAGACAGGAGCCAGTGAAAGATACAGAGAAGATCTCAGAAGTGACTGCAAATAGAG gagctgctgagaaCATCTCCATGACTTTGACAGAACTGTCTGTCTTCAtggagaaacaggaggaggaggagagggcgcTTCAGCTGAGAACAGAGAAAGAACGGGAAGAGG ctgctatcacggaggagctgctgaagatcACTGAGGAGAAGCCGGAGCTGTCTGCTCTGAGGGGCTTTGACTCTCCTTTCTATCACACCACTGAAACACTGACTGGCAGTCAGATACAAGACGAGACCATCCCCAGCGCGCAGCCTGGTCCCGTCCAGGACACGCACAATGTCTTATCAACACCAGACAAAGCTGAGATTGCTGCCGGCACCAGTGTTGCTGACGGTGAGAGAGGAGTGGGCGGTGCAGGAGGAGACAGCCTCGAGCAGTCCTGGTCCTTCCAGTCGTGTTTCACCCCCATCGATCACCACCTCCATCGTAGCCCCTCCGCTCCGGATGACGAGGTGGAAAAGTTTGGCATGTTCTCCCCAAGCCCGTGTAGCAAGACCCCAGCTCCGGTGCCATACGAGTCGTTCTTTGACCTGGCTCTGCCCAGGGCCGCCTCGCTCTTCATGGGTCAGAAGACTTTGGAAGCGGTGCGCAAGGCAGCATTGGAGAGGctgtctcagcaggaggagggtctggaggacggagaggaggaaggcCTGGTGGCGGCTTCACCACTGGAGGTGCTGGATCGCATGGTTCAGCAGGGGAGCGACGCTCATGACAAAGTTCTTAAGAG ATTACCTTTGCCAAGCAAGTCAGCTGACTGGACACACTTTGGAG GCTCGGCTCCGCTGGATGAGCTCCACACGCTGCGCagccagctgctcctgctccacaaccAGCTGCTGTACGAGCGCTACAAGAGGGAGCAGCACGCCGTCCGCAACCGACGCCTCCTCCGACGCATCATCAACGCCACGGCGCTGGAGGAACAGAACAACGCCATG AAAGACCAGTTGAACTTGCAGAGCGTGGACATCTTGTCTCTGAGGGAGagtctgcaggtggagcagcagcgctaCCGGCAGCTGTGGGACGACCGGGAGACGGTGGTGACCAAGCTGCACAGCCAGATCCGGCAACTGCAGCAGAGCCGAGATGAGCACTACACCAAGAACCAGGAGCTCCAG ATTAAGTTGCAGGAGAATCAGAAAAGGATGGATGAACTGGAGGCAGATCTTCAGAGGGCCAACAacaaagtctgtcacactggaCACTTACTCAACCAGACGAGCATTAAG TTGAGCAACAGTGAAAGCACCCAGCAGCAGATGAGCTTCCtgaacaagcagctgctgctcctcggggAGGCGCATAAGCTGTCCATGCAGGAGGTGCACCACACGGGAGCTGATAATACCAAg GAGACGCAGATGCTTCAGGAGTCCTATGGCAAAGAGGTGGAGACGCTGAAGCAGAGCCTCCTGGTTCAGGGCCAGAAACTGGAGGCGGCGCAGCAGAGAGTCACTGAGCTGGAGACACACCTGTCCAAAAAGGAGCACCTCattgcagagcagaagaagtTCCTTGAAGATGTGAAGTGTCAAGCAAA GGCAGAGCTGCAGGCCTCAGACAGCAGGTATCAGGCTCAGAGGAGAatcactcagctgctgcagactgagctcctgcagctctacagcagggtggagatggaggctccagccagcagcagctctggctcaccagcagggggcggcgttgacacacacacttgtgctgACGCCAG TATCACGGTGCAAGATGGACCAAGTAAAGCTCACACCAACGAGGAGATGGGCAGCAGAGGCTCTCCTCAGGGCAACGGCAGCACTTTATCGCCAGGGCAACCCAAG ATCATCAGATGA
- the tsc1b gene encoding TSC complex subunit 1b isoform X2: MAREQLNMGELLPLLETSDLHQLEEIRGLINEQLSTERGSMLLNVLVDYFLETNSTQTIHILSSVREPHDKHLLDKMNECMTKQACRLPTLTLLGHVIRKQPSWIHKIARYPLLLSLLKCLKTDTDVVVLITGVLVLITLLPMIPQAGKQHLWEYFDIFGRLASWNLKNPGHVSEVYLIHLHASVYSLFHRLYGMYPCNFVSYLRSHYSMKENMETFEEVVKPMLEHVRIHPELVTGTKDHELDPTRWKKFEVHDIVIECAKVSLDPKEASCEEGYATMPENVYPQIHVRPQDCTSSPYADLQSSYGSSSSTPFSTPRQPLPPPLSLPPFSGTQSSYRSPQTSRRQNSTCELNSSCGAKDPLWSPSSLCGMATPPSSRGMSPNLELSYSASHLPSRFPCTSGGKGTPASSTPATSSPPPTLSDDFPIVSLPASTVQSSPPRKDRRHGENSKPALVRQEPVKDTEKISEVTANRGAAENISMTLTELSVFMEKQEEEERALQLRTEKEREEAAITEELLKITEEKPELSALRGFDSPFYHTTETLTGSQIQDETIPSAQPGPVQDTHNVLSTPDKAEIAAGTSVADGERGVGGAGGDSLEQSWSFQSCFTPIDHHLHRSPSAPDDEVEKFGMFSPSPCSKTPAPVPYESFFDLALPRAASLFMGQKTLEAVRKAALERLSQQEEGLEDGEEEGLVAASPLEVLDRMVQQGSDAHDKVLKRLPLPSKSADWTHFGGSAPLDELHTLRSQLLLLHNQLLYERYKREQHAVRNRRLLRRIINATALEEQNNAMKDQLNLQSVDILSLRESLQVEQQRYRQLWDDRETVVTKLHSQIRQLQQSRDEHYTKNQELQIKLQENQKRMDELEADLQRANNKVCHTGHLLNQTSIKLSNSESTQQQMSFLNKQLLLLGEAHKLSMQEVHHTGADNTKETQMLQESYGKEVETLKQSLLVQGQKLEAAQQRVTELETHLSKKEHLIAEQKKFLEDVKCQAKAELQASDSRYQAQRRITQLLQTELLQLYSRVEMEAPASSSSGSPAGGGVDTHTCADASITVQDGPSKAHTNEEMGSRGSPQGNGSTLSPGQPKLLNPGASLLTLILLSELDFLCEYNRPSMISLSNACICIS; this comes from the exons ATGGCCAGGGAGCAGCTCAACATGGGGGAGCTCCTACCGCTCCTGGAAACCTCCGACCTCCACCAGCTAGAAGAGATCCGAGGCCTTATCAATGAGCAGCTGAGCACTG AGCGAGGATCTATGCTGCTCAACGTGCTGGTGGACTACTTCTTGGAAACAAACTCTACCCAAACCATCCATATCCTCTCCTCTGTCAGAGAGCCACACGATAAG CACCTTCTTGACAAGATGAATGAGTGTATGACCAAACAGGCTTGCCGACTGCCCACCCTCACCCTGCTTGGCCACGTTATCCGCAAGCAGCCGTCCTGGATCCACAAGATCGCTCGATACCCTCTGCTGCTCTCGCTGCTCAAATGCCTAAAG ACGGACACAGACGTTGTGGTGCTGATAACCGGCGTGCTGGTGCTGATCACCCTGCTGCCCATGATACCTCAAGCTGGCAAACAACACCTTTGGGagtattttgacatttttggtCGACTGGCTTCCTGGAACCTTAAGAATCCTG GACATGTGTCAGAGGTCTACCTGATCCACCTGCACGCCAGCGTCTACTCCCTCTTCCATCGTCTCTATGGCATGTACCCGTGCAACTTTGTGTCCTACCTACGATCCCACTACAGCATGAAGGAGAACATGGAAACATTCGAGGAGGTCGTGAAG CCAATGCTTGAACATGTGCGTATACACCCAGAACTGGTGACAGGAACAAAGGACCACGAACTCGATCCGACCAG GTGGAAAAAGTTTGAAGTCCACGATATCGTAATTGAATGTGCCAAAGTGTCTCTAGACCCAAAGGAGGCTTCCTGTGAGGAGGGGTATGCCACCATGCCTGAGAACGTTTACCCCCAAATCCACGTGCGACCTCAAGACTGCACTTCCAGCCCCTACGCAGACCTCCAGAGCAGCTATG GCAGCTCATCTTCGACCCCATTCTCGACTCCCCGGCAGCCGCTCCCCCCGCCCTTGTCCTTGCCTCCCTTCTCAGGGACACAGTCCTCCTACCGCAGCCCACAGACCTCCAGACGCCAG AACTCCACCTGTGAACTCAACTCTTCCTGTGGGGCGAAGGACCCTCTGTGGAGCCCCTCCTCCCTGTGTGGCATGGCCACGCCCCCTTCCTCCAGGGGCATGTCACCCAACCTGGAGCTCTCCTATAGTGCCTCACACCTTCCCAGCCGCTTCCCCTGCACATCAG GAGGGAAAGGAACACCTGCCTCCAGCACCCCAGCCACATCCTCTCCACCTCCCACGCTGTCAGACGACTTCCCCATAGTCTCCTTACCAGCCTCCACAGTGCAGTCCAGCCCACCAAGAAAG GATCGCCGACATGGAGAAAACAGTAAGCCTGCACTGGTGAGACAGGAGCCAGTGAAAGATACAGAGAAGATCTCAGAAGTGACTGCAAATAGAG gagctgctgagaaCATCTCCATGACTTTGACAGAACTGTCTGTCTTCAtggagaaacaggaggaggaggagagggcgcTTCAGCTGAGAACAGAGAAAGAACGGGAAGAGG ctgctatcacggaggagctgctgaagatcACTGAGGAGAAGCCGGAGCTGTCTGCTCTGAGGGGCTTTGACTCTCCTTTCTATCACACCACTGAAACACTGACTGGCAGTCAGATACAAGACGAGACCATCCCCAGCGCGCAGCCTGGTCCCGTCCAGGACACGCACAATGTCTTATCAACACCAGACAAAGCTGAGATTGCTGCCGGCACCAGTGTTGCTGACGGTGAGAGAGGAGTGGGCGGTGCAGGAGGAGACAGCCTCGAGCAGTCCTGGTCCTTCCAGTCGTGTTTCACCCCCATCGATCACCACCTCCATCGTAGCCCCTCCGCTCCGGATGACGAGGTGGAAAAGTTTGGCATGTTCTCCCCAAGCCCGTGTAGCAAGACCCCAGCTCCGGTGCCATACGAGTCGTTCTTTGACCTGGCTCTGCCCAGGGCCGCCTCGCTCTTCATGGGTCAGAAGACTTTGGAAGCGGTGCGCAAGGCAGCATTGGAGAGGctgtctcagcaggaggagggtctggaggacggagaggaggaaggcCTGGTGGCGGCTTCACCACTGGAGGTGCTGGATCGCATGGTTCAGCAGGGGAGCGACGCTCATGACAAAGTTCTTAAGAG ATTACCTTTGCCAAGCAAGTCAGCTGACTGGACACACTTTGGAG GCTCGGCTCCGCTGGATGAGCTCCACACGCTGCGCagccagctgctcctgctccacaaccAGCTGCTGTACGAGCGCTACAAGAGGGAGCAGCACGCCGTCCGCAACCGACGCCTCCTCCGACGCATCATCAACGCCACGGCGCTGGAGGAACAGAACAACGCCATG AAAGACCAGTTGAACTTGCAGAGCGTGGACATCTTGTCTCTGAGGGAGagtctgcaggtggagcagcagcgctaCCGGCAGCTGTGGGACGACCGGGAGACGGTGGTGACCAAGCTGCACAGCCAGATCCGGCAACTGCAGCAGAGCCGAGATGAGCACTACACCAAGAACCAGGAGCTCCAG ATTAAGTTGCAGGAGAATCAGAAAAGGATGGATGAACTGGAGGCAGATCTTCAGAGGGCCAACAacaaagtctgtcacactggaCACTTACTCAACCAGACGAGCATTAAG TTGAGCAACAGTGAAAGCACCCAGCAGCAGATGAGCTTCCtgaacaagcagctgctgctcctcggggAGGCGCATAAGCTGTCCATGCAGGAGGTGCACCACACGGGAGCTGATAATACCAAg GAGACGCAGATGCTTCAGGAGTCCTATGGCAAAGAGGTGGAGACGCTGAAGCAGAGCCTCCTGGTTCAGGGCCAGAAACTGGAGGCGGCGCAGCAGAGAGTCACTGAGCTGGAGACACACCTGTCCAAAAAGGAGCACCTCattgcagagcagaagaagtTCCTTGAAGATGTGAAGTGTCAAGCAAA GGCAGAGCTGCAGGCCTCAGACAGCAGGTATCAGGCTCAGAGGAGAatcactcagctgctgcagactgagctcctgcagctctacagcagggtggagatggaggctccagccagcagcagctctggctcaccagcagggggcggcgttgacacacacacttgtgctgACGCCAG TATCACGGTGCAAGATGGACCAAGTAAAGCTCACACCAACGAGGAGATGGGCAGCAGAGGCTCTCCTCAGGGCAACGGCAGCACTTTATCGCCAGGGCAACCCAAG ctcctgaaTCCTGGGGCTTCACTGCTAACTCTCATCTTGCTATCGGAACTGGATTTTCTTTGTGAGTATAACCGACCAAGTATGATTAGTTTATCAAACGCGTGCATATGTATTTCATAA
- the tsc1b gene encoding TSC complex subunit 1b isoform X4 has translation MAREQLNMGELLPLLETSDLHQLEEIRGLINEQLSTERGSMLLNVLVDYFLETNSTQTIHILSSVREPHDKHLLDKMNECMTKQACRLPTLTLLGHVIRKQPSWIHKIARYPLLLSLLKCLKTDTDVVVLITGVLVLITLLPMIPQAGKQHLWEYFDIFGRLASWNLKNPGHVSEVYLIHLHASVYSLFHRLYGMYPCNFVSYLRSHYSMKENMETFEEVVKPMLEHVRIHPELVTGTKDHELDPTRWKKFEVHDIVIECAKVSLDPKEASCEEGYATMPENVYPQIHVRPQDCTSSPYADLQSSYGSSSSTPFSTPRQPLPPPLSLPPFSGTQSSYRSPQTSRRQNSTCELNSSCGAKDPLWSPSSLCGMATPPSSRGMSPNLELSYSASHLPSRFPCTSGGKGTPASSTPATSSPPPTLSDDFPIVSLPASTVQSSPPRKDRRHGENSKPALVRQEPVKDTEKISEVTANRGAAENISMTLTELSVFMEKQEEEERALQLRTEKEREEAAITEELLKITEEKPELSALRGFDSPFYHTTETLTGSQIQDETIPSAQPGPVQDTHNVLSTPDKAEIAAGTSVADGERGVGGAGGDSLEQSWSFQSCFTPIDHHLHRSPSAPDDEVEKFGMFSPSPCSKTPAPVPYESFFDLALPRAASLFMGQKTLEAVRKAALERLSQQEEGLEDGEEEGLVAASPLEVLDRMVQQGSDAHDKVLKRLPLPSKSADWTHFGGSAPLDELHTLRSQLLLLHNQLLYERYKREQHAVRNRRLLRRIINATALEEQNNAMKDQLNLQSVDILSLRESLQVEQQRYRQLWDDRETVVTKLHSQIRQLQQSRDEHYTKNQELQIKLQENQKRMDELEADLQRANNKVCHTGHLLNQTSIKLSNSESTQQQMSFLNKQLLLLGEAHKLSMQEVHHTGADNTKETQMLQESYGKEVETLKQSLLVQGQKLEAAQQRVTELETHLSKKEHLIAEQKKFLEDVKCQAKAELQASDSRYQAQRRITQLLQTELLQLYSRVEMEAPASSSSGSPAGGGVDTHTCADASITVQDGPSKAHTNEEMGSRGSPQGNGSTLSPGQPKLLNPGASLLTLILLSELDFL, from the exons ATGGCCAGGGAGCAGCTCAACATGGGGGAGCTCCTACCGCTCCTGGAAACCTCCGACCTCCACCAGCTAGAAGAGATCCGAGGCCTTATCAATGAGCAGCTGAGCACTG AGCGAGGATCTATGCTGCTCAACGTGCTGGTGGACTACTTCTTGGAAACAAACTCTACCCAAACCATCCATATCCTCTCCTCTGTCAGAGAGCCACACGATAAG CACCTTCTTGACAAGATGAATGAGTGTATGACCAAACAGGCTTGCCGACTGCCCACCCTCACCCTGCTTGGCCACGTTATCCGCAAGCAGCCGTCCTGGATCCACAAGATCGCTCGATACCCTCTGCTGCTCTCGCTGCTCAAATGCCTAAAG ACGGACACAGACGTTGTGGTGCTGATAACCGGCGTGCTGGTGCTGATCACCCTGCTGCCCATGATACCTCAAGCTGGCAAACAACACCTTTGGGagtattttgacatttttggtCGACTGGCTTCCTGGAACCTTAAGAATCCTG GACATGTGTCAGAGGTCTACCTGATCCACCTGCACGCCAGCGTCTACTCCCTCTTCCATCGTCTCTATGGCATGTACCCGTGCAACTTTGTGTCCTACCTACGATCCCACTACAGCATGAAGGAGAACATGGAAACATTCGAGGAGGTCGTGAAG CCAATGCTTGAACATGTGCGTATACACCCAGAACTGGTGACAGGAACAAAGGACCACGAACTCGATCCGACCAG GTGGAAAAAGTTTGAAGTCCACGATATCGTAATTGAATGTGCCAAAGTGTCTCTAGACCCAAAGGAGGCTTCCTGTGAGGAGGGGTATGCCACCATGCCTGAGAACGTTTACCCCCAAATCCACGTGCGACCTCAAGACTGCACTTCCAGCCCCTACGCAGACCTCCAGAGCAGCTATG GCAGCTCATCTTCGACCCCATTCTCGACTCCCCGGCAGCCGCTCCCCCCGCCCTTGTCCTTGCCTCCCTTCTCAGGGACACAGTCCTCCTACCGCAGCCCACAGACCTCCAGACGCCAG AACTCCACCTGTGAACTCAACTCTTCCTGTGGGGCGAAGGACCCTCTGTGGAGCCCCTCCTCCCTGTGTGGCATGGCCACGCCCCCTTCCTCCAGGGGCATGTCACCCAACCTGGAGCTCTCCTATAGTGCCTCACACCTTCCCAGCCGCTTCCCCTGCACATCAG GAGGGAAAGGAACACCTGCCTCCAGCACCCCAGCCACATCCTCTCCACCTCCCACGCTGTCAGACGACTTCCCCATAGTCTCCTTACCAGCCTCCACAGTGCAGTCCAGCCCACCAAGAAAG GATCGCCGACATGGAGAAAACAGTAAGCCTGCACTGGTGAGACAGGAGCCAGTGAAAGATACAGAGAAGATCTCAGAAGTGACTGCAAATAGAG gagctgctgagaaCATCTCCATGACTTTGACAGAACTGTCTGTCTTCAtggagaaacaggaggaggaggagagggcgcTTCAGCTGAGAACAGAGAAAGAACGGGAAGAGG ctgctatcacggaggagctgctgaagatcACTGAGGAGAAGCCGGAGCTGTCTGCTCTGAGGGGCTTTGACTCTCCTTTCTATCACACCACTGAAACACTGACTGGCAGTCAGATACAAGACGAGACCATCCCCAGCGCGCAGCCTGGTCCCGTCCAGGACACGCACAATGTCTTATCAACACCAGACAAAGCTGAGATTGCTGCCGGCACCAGTGTTGCTGACGGTGAGAGAGGAGTGGGCGGTGCAGGAGGAGACAGCCTCGAGCAGTCCTGGTCCTTCCAGTCGTGTTTCACCCCCATCGATCACCACCTCCATCGTAGCCCCTCCGCTCCGGATGACGAGGTGGAAAAGTTTGGCATGTTCTCCCCAAGCCCGTGTAGCAAGACCCCAGCTCCGGTGCCATACGAGTCGTTCTTTGACCTGGCTCTGCCCAGGGCCGCCTCGCTCTTCATGGGTCAGAAGACTTTGGAAGCGGTGCGCAAGGCAGCATTGGAGAGGctgtctcagcaggaggagggtctggaggacggagaggaggaaggcCTGGTGGCGGCTTCACCACTGGAGGTGCTGGATCGCATGGTTCAGCAGGGGAGCGACGCTCATGACAAAGTTCTTAAGAG ATTACCTTTGCCAAGCAAGTCAGCTGACTGGACACACTTTGGAG GCTCGGCTCCGCTGGATGAGCTCCACACGCTGCGCagccagctgctcctgctccacaaccAGCTGCTGTACGAGCGCTACAAGAGGGAGCAGCACGCCGTCCGCAACCGACGCCTCCTCCGACGCATCATCAACGCCACGGCGCTGGAGGAACAGAACAACGCCATG AAAGACCAGTTGAACTTGCAGAGCGTGGACATCTTGTCTCTGAGGGAGagtctgcaggtggagcagcagcgctaCCGGCAGCTGTGGGACGACCGGGAGACGGTGGTGACCAAGCTGCACAGCCAGATCCGGCAACTGCAGCAGAGCCGAGATGAGCACTACACCAAGAACCAGGAGCTCCAG ATTAAGTTGCAGGAGAATCAGAAAAGGATGGATGAACTGGAGGCAGATCTTCAGAGGGCCAACAacaaagtctgtcacactggaCACTTACTCAACCAGACGAGCATTAAG TTGAGCAACAGTGAAAGCACCCAGCAGCAGATGAGCTTCCtgaacaagcagctgctgctcctcggggAGGCGCATAAGCTGTCCATGCAGGAGGTGCACCACACGGGAGCTGATAATACCAAg GAGACGCAGATGCTTCAGGAGTCCTATGGCAAAGAGGTGGAGACGCTGAAGCAGAGCCTCCTGGTTCAGGGCCAGAAACTGGAGGCGGCGCAGCAGAGAGTCACTGAGCTGGAGACACACCTGTCCAAAAAGGAGCACCTCattgcagagcagaagaagtTCCTTGAAGATGTGAAGTGTCAAGCAAA GGCAGAGCTGCAGGCCTCAGACAGCAGGTATCAGGCTCAGAGGAGAatcactcagctgctgcagactgagctcctgcagctctacagcagggtggagatggaggctccagccagcagcagctctggctcaccagcagggggcggcgttgacacacacacttgtgctgACGCCAG TATCACGGTGCAAGATGGACCAAGTAAAGCTCACACCAACGAGGAGATGGGCAGCAGAGGCTCTCCTCAGGGCAACGGCAGCACTTTATCGCCAGGGCAACCCAAG ctcctgaaTCCTGGGGCTTCACTGCTAACTCTCATCTTGCTATCGGAACTGGATTTTCTTT ga